A single genomic interval of Aureliella helgolandensis harbors:
- the ileS gene encoding isoleucine--tRNA ligase — translation MFKAVSTQVRFPEQEVKMLEFWKQNEIYEKSLQQRAGAESFVFYEGPPTANGLPHPGHCLTRAIKDLFPRYKTMRGYLCERKAGWDTHGLPVEVEVCKELGIHSKEEIERYGIEPFIQKCQQSVWKYMQDWEVLTERLGFWIDLSEAYVTYHQSYVESVWWSLKKLFDQGLLYRGHKIVWWWAQGGTALSAGEVGQGYREVADPSVFVKFPLVDSPQTSLVVWTTTPWTLPSNMYAAVHPEIEYAVCRVEDSEEELIVASALVDSLAEKVKQTWQVIRTLPGSELVGMRYQPPLDTYHAKWADAQGELVSGGQAHLYWRVLAADFVTLDSGTGLVHIAPAFGEVDYDVFAKELAKFETTGDVPALLCAVGPDGKFTSDCPQHEGVWVKDADKAISRELKESGRLLLLDQYLHDYPFCWRAQEDPLIQYPRESWFIRTTDFRDQMLENNSKIGWSPENIRDGRFGKFLESNVDWALSRERYWGTPLPIWECEETGRREAVSSYEEVLSKPGRTGTEIWEKAKAENPDLAEDLKVHKPYIDAITYDSPFAPGARMRRVTEVIDCWYDSGAMPFAQWGYPHQNKDRFEKAFPADFISEAIDQTRGWFYSQLAISTMLFGEQLGQQDSQKFPHPYRNCIVLGLMLAEWYESKDGKQRFLTEDEARQALGKKYVSKTGKMSKSLRNYRSPQEIFDNHGADALRWYFFANQPPWSSIIYSERAIRDSIPEFLLRMWNVLSFFTIYAEIDQFAGPSEINGQLDQLAREELSQAASYRPVEQRAELDRWILSELSMTTGEVIARMDRYDSFGACQQITSLVNELSNWYVRRSRDRYWGKANATESVDKADAYWTLYEVLIQLSKLIAPFVPFVSELMWQTLTESVRGRVRESVHLCDYPALTPDRCDAVLSARMQVLQEVASLGRSARMDAKLKVRQPLSRVEVSLASDEHMAWLTEHNGIVCEELNVKEVAYNAGNSPYIQYQVLPNFKKLGPRVGKQLPALKAALAAADGAQLVSDMASQGYVQIALGSETLKFDHEELEVRLQAKSGWTAAQGKYCVVVLSTDLTPALLREGMARDVVRLIQDLRKQRDCQFTDRIIIHLDCQDSELTAALLENKDYIVGETLAVEFRQDSAPPAMECQTFEVAGHSISLGIEVV, via the coding sequence ATGTTCAAAGCCGTTAGCACTCAAGTTCGGTTCCCGGAACAAGAAGTCAAAATGCTCGAATTCTGGAAACAGAACGAGATTTACGAGAAAAGTCTGCAGCAGCGGGCCGGCGCCGAGTCGTTTGTCTTCTACGAAGGGCCTCCTACCGCCAACGGGCTACCGCATCCGGGACACTGCCTCACCCGAGCTATCAAGGACCTGTTCCCTCGCTACAAAACCATGCGGGGCTACCTGTGCGAACGCAAGGCGGGCTGGGACACCCACGGTTTGCCGGTCGAGGTCGAGGTCTGCAAAGAGCTTGGCATCCACAGCAAAGAGGAGATCGAGCGTTACGGCATCGAACCCTTTATCCAAAAATGCCAGCAAAGTGTGTGGAAGTACATGCAAGACTGGGAGGTGCTGACCGAGCGTCTCGGCTTCTGGATCGACCTCAGCGAAGCCTACGTGACCTACCACCAAAGTTACGTGGAAAGCGTCTGGTGGTCCCTCAAAAAACTCTTCGACCAAGGCTTGCTCTATCGCGGCCATAAAATCGTCTGGTGGTGGGCTCAAGGCGGTACCGCACTTTCTGCGGGCGAGGTAGGGCAGGGCTACCGCGAAGTCGCCGATCCGAGCGTGTTTGTCAAATTCCCACTGGTCGATTCCCCACAAACCTCTTTGGTGGTCTGGACCACAACACCTTGGACTCTTCCAAGCAACATGTACGCCGCAGTTCATCCTGAGATCGAATACGCCGTCTGTCGGGTCGAGGACTCGGAGGAAGAGCTAATCGTCGCTTCCGCACTCGTCGATTCCTTGGCTGAAAAAGTCAAACAAACCTGGCAGGTGATCCGAACTCTGCCCGGTTCGGAATTGGTCGGCATGCGCTACCAACCTCCCCTCGATACCTACCATGCCAAGTGGGCTGATGCCCAAGGAGAGCTCGTCAGCGGGGGCCAAGCCCATCTGTACTGGCGAGTCTTAGCCGCCGACTTTGTGACGCTCGACAGCGGTACCGGGCTGGTCCATATCGCCCCGGCGTTTGGTGAAGTTGACTACGACGTCTTCGCCAAAGAACTTGCCAAGTTTGAAACCACTGGCGACGTACCCGCGCTGCTGTGTGCAGTCGGCCCAGATGGCAAGTTCACTTCCGACTGCCCTCAACACGAAGGGGTGTGGGTCAAGGATGCGGACAAGGCCATTTCACGAGAGCTGAAGGAATCGGGACGCCTATTGCTGCTCGATCAATATCTGCACGACTACCCCTTCTGCTGGCGTGCCCAGGAAGATCCATTGATCCAGTATCCGCGCGAGAGCTGGTTCATCCGGACCACCGACTTCCGCGACCAGATGCTGGAGAACAACTCGAAGATCGGCTGGTCCCCGGAGAACATTCGCGACGGACGCTTTGGAAAATTCTTGGAAAGCAACGTGGACTGGGCCCTCTCGCGCGAACGCTACTGGGGAACTCCTCTGCCGATTTGGGAGTGCGAGGAGACCGGCCGACGAGAAGCGGTCAGCAGTTACGAAGAGGTGCTGTCCAAACCAGGTCGCACCGGTACCGAGATCTGGGAAAAGGCCAAAGCGGAGAATCCCGATTTGGCGGAGGATCTCAAAGTCCACAAGCCGTACATCGATGCCATTACTTACGATTCCCCCTTCGCCCCCGGTGCACGCATGCGCCGCGTGACCGAGGTCATCGACTGCTGGTATGATTCCGGCGCCATGCCTTTCGCGCAATGGGGCTACCCGCACCAAAACAAAGACCGCTTCGAGAAAGCGTTTCCCGCCGACTTCATCAGCGAAGCCATCGACCAGACACGTGGTTGGTTTTACAGCCAACTGGCTATCAGCACGATGCTGTTTGGCGAACAGCTCGGTCAACAAGACTCGCAGAAATTCCCACACCCCTACCGAAATTGCATCGTATTGGGGCTCATGCTGGCCGAATGGTACGAGAGTAAGGATGGCAAGCAACGCTTCTTGACCGAGGATGAAGCGCGCCAGGCACTCGGCAAGAAATACGTTTCCAAGACTGGAAAGATGTCCAAGAGCCTGCGCAATTATCGCAGCCCTCAAGAAATCTTCGACAATCACGGCGCCGATGCCCTGCGATGGTACTTCTTCGCCAATCAGCCGCCCTGGAGTTCGATCATCTACTCCGAGCGAGCCATTCGCGATAGCATCCCCGAATTCCTCTTGCGCATGTGGAACGTCCTGAGCTTCTTTACGATCTACGCCGAGATCGATCAATTCGCCGGACCTTCGGAAATCAATGGGCAACTCGACCAACTCGCGCGCGAGGAGCTCTCCCAAGCCGCCTCCTACCGCCCCGTGGAGCAACGCGCCGAACTCGATCGCTGGATTCTTAGCGAGCTGTCGATGACCACTGGTGAAGTCATCGCACGGATGGATCGCTATGATAGCTTCGGCGCTTGCCAACAAATCACCTCGCTGGTCAATGAGCTCAGCAACTGGTACGTTCGCCGCAGTCGCGATCGCTATTGGGGCAAGGCCAATGCCACCGAGAGTGTCGACAAGGCGGATGCCTACTGGACTTTGTACGAAGTGCTCATCCAGCTCTCGAAACTGATCGCTCCGTTCGTGCCGTTCGTCTCGGAATTGATGTGGCAGACGCTGACCGAATCGGTCCGGGGTCGCGTTCGCGAAAGCGTGCATTTATGCGACTATCCCGCCCTGACGCCCGACCGCTGTGACGCGGTCTTGAGCGCCCGCATGCAAGTTTTGCAGGAGGTCGCCTCCCTGGGACGCAGTGCTCGGATGGATGCAAAGCTGAAGGTCCGTCAACCACTCTCACGGGTCGAAGTGAGCTTGGCCAGCGACGAACACATGGCTTGGCTGACCGAACACAACGGTATTGTGTGCGAAGAGCTGAACGTCAAGGAAGTAGCCTACAACGCGGGCAACAGCCCCTACATTCAGTACCAAGTCTTGCCCAACTTCAAAAAGCTGGGGCCCCGCGTCGGCAAGCAATTGCCAGCCCTCAAGGCCGCTCTAGCTGCAGCCGATGGAGCTCAATTGGTGAGCGACATGGCGAGCCAAGGTTACGTGCAAATTGCACTCGGCAGCGAAACGCTCAAGTTCGACCACGAAGAGTTGGAAGTGCGGTTGCAAGCCAAAAGCGGTTGGACCGCCGCCCAAGGTAAGTACTGCGTGGTTGTTCTCTCCACCGATTTAACCCCGGCGTTACTGCGCGAGGGCATGGCCCGCGACGTAGTGCGTTTGATTCAAGACCTACGAAAACAACGCGATTGCCAATTTACCGATCGGATTATTATCCACCTCGATTGCCAAGATTCTGAGCTAACCGCCGCACTGCTCGAGAACAAAGACTATATTGTGGGGGAGACGCTAGCTGTTGAATTCCGTCAGGACTCAGCCCCTCCCGCAATGGAGTGCCAAACTTTTGAAGTCGCCGGGCATTCCATAAGCTTGGGGATCGAGGTGGTTTAA
- the purN gene encoding phosphoribosylglycinamide formyltransferase, with protein sequence MQKLRIAVLISGGGTTLKNLIDWQLARELPVDFQLVISSNPDAQGLKHARAASIPTQIVSRKDFATAQEHSARIFDLCQEHDVQLLVMGGYVEHLLIAPEYENRVINIHPSLIPSFCGQGYYGKRVHQRAVEYGVKTSGCTVHFVDNEYDHGPIIAQRACAVYDTDTSDSLQNRVFELECQLLPEAIAAIAEERVEVRGRVVHVHAII encoded by the coding sequence ATGCAAAAACTTCGCATCGCTGTTCTGATATCTGGGGGTGGAACGACACTCAAGAATCTGATCGATTGGCAATTGGCAAGGGAACTTCCCGTTGATTTCCAACTGGTAATCAGTAGCAATCCCGATGCGCAGGGCTTGAAGCATGCCCGGGCAGCCAGCATTCCAACTCAAATTGTTTCACGCAAGGATTTTGCCACCGCCCAAGAACACTCCGCACGCATTTTCGATCTGTGCCAGGAACACGATGTGCAATTACTTGTAATGGGCGGATATGTCGAGCATCTCCTGATCGCTCCCGAGTATGAAAACCGCGTCATTAACATTCATCCCTCACTGATCCCTTCGTTTTGCGGTCAGGGATACTACGGCAAACGAGTTCATCAACGCGCCGTTGAATACGGCGTTAAGACATCCGGATGCACCGTCCACTTTGTCGACAACGAGTACGACCACGGCCCCATCATCGCCCAGCGCGCCTGCGCGGTCTACGATACCGACACCTCGGACAGCCTGCAAAACCGAGTCTTTGAACTGGAATGCCAACTCCTGCCCGAAGCCATTGCCGCTATCGCCGAAGAGCGTGTCGAAGTACGTGGGCGAGTCGTTCACGTCCATGCGATCATTTAA
- a CDS encoding LOG family protein: MSDAAEFEEFPEAQGEDVKERPQPADEPADIDLSGPQRADLLAMMQRTIVRLEKDGTSRGDLKILNSTLRELRYAFKVFQPYRRRRKVTVFGSARTRPEQASYQQAVEFGRAMSRHGWMTITGAGGGIMEAGHVGAGKEFSMGLNIMLPFEQSSNAVIHGDPKLVTMKYFFTRKLMFVKECSAVVSLPGGFGTLDETAETLTLLQTGKQTMLPVVLLDAPGGDYWRHFGTFIDQTLLRDGMISPEDRALYMITNSVQAAVDEVLNFYRVYHSMRYVRDTLVLRVSQKLGEAEVSQLNEDFSDILVEGKIEQVPALPEEANEPELADLARLTLRFDRKQLGRLRMLINAINATCPGCDVSPSSS, translated from the coding sequence ATGTCGGATGCTGCTGAATTCGAAGAATTCCCTGAGGCTCAAGGTGAAGATGTCAAGGAACGGCCGCAACCGGCGGATGAACCGGCGGACATTGATTTATCGGGGCCACAGCGGGCCGATTTGTTGGCGATGATGCAGCGAACGATTGTTCGACTCGAGAAAGATGGGACCAGTCGGGGGGATTTGAAAATTCTCAACAGCACCTTGCGGGAACTGCGATACGCCTTCAAGGTCTTTCAGCCCTACCGACGTCGCCGCAAAGTGACGGTGTTTGGCTCGGCGCGCACGCGACCGGAACAGGCCTCCTACCAGCAAGCGGTTGAGTTCGGGCGGGCCATGTCGAGGCACGGCTGGATGACGATTACCGGAGCCGGTGGTGGGATCATGGAAGCGGGCCATGTGGGCGCGGGCAAGGAGTTCTCCATGGGACTCAATATCATGCTGCCCTTCGAACAGAGCTCCAATGCAGTGATCCACGGCGATCCTAAATTGGTAACGATGAAGTACTTTTTCACCCGCAAGCTGATGTTCGTCAAGGAATGCAGCGCCGTCGTTTCGCTGCCGGGCGGATTCGGTACGCTCGATGAAACCGCCGAGACTTTAACGCTGCTGCAAACCGGGAAGCAGACAATGTTGCCCGTGGTTTTGCTCGACGCGCCCGGGGGAGATTACTGGAGGCATTTTGGAACGTTCATCGACCAAACACTGCTTCGCGATGGCATGATCAGCCCCGAAGATCGTGCACTGTATATGATCACCAATAGCGTTCAGGCCGCCGTTGACGAAGTTCTCAATTTCTACCGTGTCTATCACAGCATGCGGTATGTGCGAGATACGCTCGTTCTGCGAGTTAGTCAGAAGTTGGGCGAAGCAGAAGTATCCCAACTGAATGAAGATTTTTCGGACATCCTGGTCGAAGGGAAGATTGAGCAAGTCCCCGCCTTGCCTGAAGAAGCCAACGAACCGGAACTGGCTGACTTGGCGCGTTTGACCCTCAGATTTGATCGCAAGCAACTCGGAAGATTGCGGATGCTGATCAACGCCATCAACGCGACTTGCCCCG
- a CDS encoding TonB-dependent receptor plug domain-containing protein produces MNTLLANRSLIFATLLLAPAMLESEQLHAQDLLKESVALGIFAGNAPTASSAGPTGAAWNPQNLGVAEENPTEVAENIDEDEDELDSLLDMADKDVGELANVSVRSHATAPALQTEVTSVSRQKSTVGRSPAAIFVISNEMIRRSGARTIPDVLRMAPGVQVAAIDANKWAVSIRGSNGRFANKLLVQIDGRTVYTPMFGGTFWDVQDLLLEDVERIEVSRGPGASVWGANAVNGVINIITKNASETHGTYVEAGAGTEQRGFTSARHGWRTQSGVDMRVYGKWHEHDRGYVPDGQAHDDWRMGRGGFRADWQPDSDSGWTFQGDAYDGTTGRENIYPAALTPFSENLVDDAALAGWNTLLRYTQSTGEDSDWSIQAYYDRTERTYKAKKFREDRDTLDIDFQHRFSWFERHAFIWGAGYRNSRDRIENSPLFLTFSPDRRSVDLFSYFVQDEITLREDELYFTTGAKFIHSDYTPFEFQPTARLLWTPTESQSIWGSYSHAVRSPTRVGDDVRLAMLSQPAAPGVFPLFTGNHDFASENLDAWEIGMRSQPTQRFSWDAAAFYFNYNDLQSVTRGTPYLDATIPAYFLPLNIANDGEGRSYGFELATNYQIRDGWRLYGAYTSLREKLSSDGTNVDSSPNNQVYLQSSWNFAHQTTLDVMWRYVDNLRAQQIPSYNTADVRLAWSPSSYCEISLVGRNLLDIDHPEFGNDAFTSNIATNVQREFYGMVGLRY; encoded by the coding sequence TTGAATACGTTGCTTGCCAACCGAAGCCTGATATTTGCGACCCTGCTACTTGCGCCTGCGATGCTTGAGAGCGAGCAGCTGCATGCTCAAGACCTTCTCAAAGAATCTGTGGCACTGGGGATTTTCGCCGGGAATGCCCCCACTGCATCGAGTGCAGGACCAACGGGCGCCGCCTGGAATCCTCAAAATCTTGGGGTCGCAGAGGAAAATCCAACCGAAGTAGCGGAGAATATTGACGAGGACGAGGATGAGCTCGACTCCCTGCTGGACATGGCAGACAAAGATGTGGGTGAACTGGCCAATGTCAGTGTCCGTAGCCATGCTACCGCTCCGGCACTGCAAACCGAAGTGACATCGGTGAGTCGCCAGAAGAGCACCGTTGGCCGGTCTCCGGCTGCGATTTTTGTCATCTCCAATGAAATGATCCGTCGCTCTGGGGCGCGTACGATTCCCGATGTACTACGGATGGCCCCTGGGGTACAGGTAGCGGCGATTGATGCCAATAAATGGGCGGTCAGCATTCGTGGTTCCAACGGCCGATTTGCCAATAAGCTGCTGGTGCAAATTGACGGCCGGACCGTTTACACCCCCATGTTCGGAGGAACCTTTTGGGACGTCCAAGATTTATTGTTGGAGGACGTCGAACGGATTGAGGTCTCGCGTGGCCCAGGTGCAAGTGTATGGGGTGCCAACGCGGTCAATGGGGTCATCAACATCATCACCAAAAACGCTTCAGAGACGCATGGCACCTACGTGGAAGCGGGAGCCGGAACCGAACAGCGTGGATTCACCAGTGCCCGCCACGGTTGGAGAACCCAAAGTGGCGTTGACATGCGAGTTTACGGGAAATGGCATGAGCATGACCGCGGTTACGTCCCCGACGGTCAAGCTCACGATGATTGGCGAATGGGACGCGGTGGCTTTCGCGCCGACTGGCAACCCGATAGCGACTCCGGTTGGACGTTCCAAGGCGACGCCTACGATGGAACGACAGGCCGTGAGAATATTTACCCGGCCGCGTTGACTCCCTTCTCCGAGAACCTAGTGGATGATGCCGCCCTGGCTGGCTGGAACACGTTGTTGCGGTACACCCAATCCACTGGCGAAGATAGCGACTGGTCGATTCAAGCCTACTACGATCGGACCGAGCGGACTTACAAAGCCAAAAAGTTTCGCGAAGACCGCGATACCTTAGACATCGATTTCCAACATCGATTTAGTTGGTTTGAGAGGCATGCTTTTATTTGGGGAGCTGGATATCGGAATTCCCGCGACAGGATTGAAAACTCACCTCTCTTTCTGACTTTCAGCCCAGATCGACGCTCGGTCGATCTGTTCAGCTATTTCGTTCAAGATGAGATCACCCTGCGAGAGGATGAGCTGTATTTCACGACTGGAGCCAAATTCATCCATAGCGATTACACTCCGTTTGAATTTCAGCCCACCGCTCGGTTGCTATGGACTCCTACGGAAAGCCAATCAATTTGGGGCTCCTACTCTCATGCGGTACGCTCTCCGACGCGAGTCGGGGACGATGTCCGTTTAGCCATGCTCTCCCAACCTGCCGCTCCGGGAGTGTTCCCCCTGTTTACTGGCAACCACGACTTTGCGTCCGAAAACTTGGATGCTTGGGAAATTGGTATGCGTTCGCAGCCAACACAGCGTTTTTCTTGGGACGCAGCCGCCTTCTATTTTAATTACAACGATTTGCAATCCGTGACTCGCGGGACTCCCTATTTGGACGCCACGATCCCGGCCTACTTCCTACCGTTGAATATTGCCAACGACGGAGAAGGACGTAGCTACGGCTTCGAATTAGCGACCAACTATCAGATTCGAGACGGGTGGCGACTCTATGGAGCGTACACCAGCTTGAGGGAGAAACTGTCAAGCGATGGTACCAACGTAGACAGCAGCCCCAACAATCAAGTCTACCTCCAGTCTTCGTGGAACTTCGCCCACCAAACGACGCTCGATGTGATGTGGCGTTATGTCGATAACCTGCGTGCCCAACAAATCCCAAGCTACAACACGGCCGATGTGCGGTTGGCTTGGAGCCCGAGCAGCTACTGCGAAATTTCGCTAGTCGGCCGAAATCTGCTCGACATTGATCATCCTGAATTTGGCAACGACGCTTTTACCAGCAATATCGCTACAAACGTACAGCGTGAGTTCTACGGCATGGTCGGTTTACGCTATTGA